The Bacillus carboniphilus genome contains a region encoding:
- a CDS encoding putative holin-like toxin has translation MTVFETLMAMIAFGSLIVAILSFKNKE, from the coding sequence ATGACAGTATTTGAAACATTGATGGCTATGATCGCTTTTGGGTCGCTCATTGTAGCAATATTGTCGTTTAAAAATAAAGAATAA
- a CDS encoding ABC transporter ATP-binding protein, giving the protein MTSNEKKKLIRERFHYSSDQAIDKPFNWKQMWRLFSYLKPYTKNLLPLSFVTVIIVTAVRLLIPILIGIYILEKAIIEKNQSLLIMLLFFISGLYLINYVANFLRIRWMNQLGQNVIYDLRQHLFSHVQSLSHRFFDQRSAGSILVRIMNDINSLQELFTSGVINLLMDIFLLLGIFVILFSINAKLALAIMVIMPIMFFISTRLRKKIRRSWQNVRIKQSKLNSHLNESIQGIRVTQAYTQEKENIEFFDGVNTENFSSWQEATKKNAMFRPFVEMTNAVGTAILIWYGSTLIRGGEISIGEFVSFAFYLGMFWEPISRLGQVYNQLLMGMASSERIFEYLDEKPIVSEAEDAMKLTDMKGKIEFQGVTFSYDNDRKALNDVSFEMKAGETVALVGHTGSGKSTIANLISRFYDATDGKVMIDGYDIRDLSVTSLRSQISVVLQDTFIFSGTIMENIRFGRPSATDEEVIKAAEAVGADEFISKLPNGFLTEVEERGNVLSVGERQLVSFARALLANPRIIILDEATASIDTETEMKIQHALKTLLKGRTAIMIAHRLSTIRDANQIIVLDHGEIMEKGTHQELMEAQGVYYDLVKVQFNLPEVG; this is encoded by the coding sequence GTGACAAGTAACGAAAAGAAAAAATTGATTCGCGAAAGGTTTCATTATTCTTCGGATCAAGCAATTGATAAACCTTTCAATTGGAAGCAAATGTGGCGTCTATTTAGTTATTTAAAACCGTATACAAAAAATTTATTACCTTTATCGTTTGTAACCGTAATAATAGTAACAGCGGTTAGGTTACTAATTCCTATTTTGATAGGAATCTATATTTTAGAGAAAGCCATTATTGAAAAGAACCAGAGTTTATTAATTATGTTATTGTTCTTCATTAGTGGATTATATTTAATCAACTATGTGGCTAACTTTTTGCGAATTCGCTGGATGAATCAGCTTGGACAAAATGTGATTTATGATCTCAGACAACATTTGTTTTCACACGTACAAAGTTTGTCGCATCGATTTTTTGATCAACGATCAGCAGGGTCGATCCTTGTACGAATAATGAATGACATTAATTCATTACAAGAGTTATTTACAAGTGGCGTTATTAATTTATTGATGGATATCTTTTTGTTATTAGGTATTTTCGTGATCCTCTTTTCTATTAATGCGAAGCTTGCTTTAGCCATTATGGTCATCATGCCGATCATGTTTTTTATTTCTACTAGATTGAGAAAGAAAATTCGTCGCTCATGGCAAAATGTACGTATTAAGCAATCAAAGCTGAATTCTCATTTAAATGAGAGCATTCAAGGTATTCGCGTTACGCAGGCTTACACACAAGAAAAAGAAAACATTGAATTCTTTGATGGCGTCAATACAGAAAACTTCTCGAGCTGGCAGGAAGCAACGAAAAAAAACGCCATGTTTCGCCCATTTGTTGAAATGACCAATGCAGTAGGGACTGCTATCTTAATTTGGTACGGTTCAACTTTAATTCGAGGTGGGGAAATCTCCATTGGTGAATTTGTTTCATTTGCTTTTTACTTAGGAATGTTCTGGGAGCCCATCTCTCGTTTAGGTCAAGTGTATAATCAATTGTTAATGGGGATGGCTTCATCAGAACGTATCTTTGAATATTTAGATGAAAAACCGATCGTGTCTGAAGCAGAAGATGCAATGAAGTTAACGGATATGAAGGGGAAAATTGAATTTCAAGGAGTTACCTTTTCTTACGACAATGACCGCAAAGCGTTAAACGATGTTTCCTTTGAAATGAAAGCAGGAGAAACCGTTGCCCTTGTGGGCCATACAGGATCAGGGAAGTCGACCATTGCGAACTTAATTAGCCGCTTTTACGATGCAACAGACGGAAAAGTCATGATTGATGGGTATGACATTCGAGATTTATCGGTCACTAGTTTACGTTCGCAAATCAGTGTTGTCCTCCAAGATACGTTTATTTTCTCAGGAACTATAATGGAAAATATTCGCTTCGGTAGGCCGTCGGCTACAGATGAAGAAGTTATCAAGGCCGCAGAGGCCGTCGGTGCTGATGAGTTTATTTCCAAACTACCTAATGGATTTTTGACGGAAGTAGAAGAGAGAGGGAACGTCCTATCTGTAGGAGAACGTCAATTAGTTTCTTTTGCAAGGGCATTACTCGCCAATCCAAGGATTATCATATTGGATGAGGCAACGGCAAGTATTGATACGGAAACAGAAATGAAAATTCAACACGCTTTGAAGACGTTATTAAAGGGGCGAACCGCGATCATGATTGCACACAGACTTTCCACGATTCGTGACGCCAATCAAATTATTGTTCTTGATCACGGTGAAATTATGGAAAAAGGGACACATCAAGAGCTGATGGAAGCACAAGGCGTCTATTATGATTTAGTGAAAGTACAATTTAACTTACCTGAAGTAGGGTGA